Proteins encoded together in one Roseibacterium elongatum DSM 19469 window:
- a CDS encoding RidA family protein produces the protein MADRLISTGSPFEAEIGYSRAVVADGWVFVAGTTGFDYATMEIAEDVAAQAEQAFRTISAALQEAGASMADVVRVRYILPVAADWPACWPVTRKWLGAVRPASTMMVAALQDPRMRIEIEVTARLPHP, from the coding sequence ATGGCTGACAGGCTGATTTCGACGGGGTCGCCCTTTGAGGCCGAGATCGGCTATTCGCGGGCGGTTGTGGCCGATGGCTGGGTGTTCGTCGCAGGTACGACCGGGTTCGACTACGCCACGATGGAGATCGCCGAGGATGTGGCGGCGCAGGCCGAGCAAGCCTTTCGCACCATTTCCGCCGCGTTGCAGGAGGCGGGGGCGTCGATGGCCGATGTGGTGCGGGTGCGCTACATCCTGCCCGTGGCCGCGGATTGGCCCGCCTGCTGGCCGGTGACGCGCAAATGGCTGGGCGCGGTGCGGCCGGCCTCGACGATGATGGTCGCGGCGTTGCAGGACCCGCGCATGAGGATCGAGATCGAAGTGACCGCACGCCTGCCGCACCCCTAG
- a CDS encoding DUF2256 domain-containing protein has protein sequence MRRKSDLPQKDCAQCGRPFAWRKKWEKVWDEVRYCSDRCRADARRGRKAEGRDG, from the coding sequence ATGCGCAGAAAGTCGGATCTGCCGCAAAAGGACTGCGCGCAATGCGGGCGCCCCTTTGCCTGGCGCAAGAAATGGGAGAAGGTCTGGGACGAGGTGCGCTATTGTTCGGACCGGTGCCGGGCCGACGCCAGGCGCGGGCGCAAGGCGGAGGGGCGTGATGGCTGA